From Carya illinoinensis cultivar Pawnee chromosome 5, C.illinoinensisPawnee_v1, whole genome shotgun sequence, one genomic window encodes:
- the LOC122308874 gene encoding wall-associated receptor kinase 2-like produces the protein MAFLRILFQVACVVVMLSNMAAAAVASLAKPNCQHRCGVVEIPYPFGTTKNCYLNDKYFINCSNSKPLLGNLIVNNINSIEGELEINASIAHHCFENSRTGVIGYENHPYLRVPNFTISHTKNKFVAIGCDTYAFLNAFQNDEPFSIGCTSTCQSLINVFDGSCLGLGCCEVQIPKGLKNFTLDARSYNNHTKVSDFSPCSFALVAKEDEFNFSSSYLKSLQDIDTYPMVLDWAIGNETCETARSKPDYVCGRNSACYDPQNGDGYRCKCNKGYKGNPYLHEGCQDINECLQAPKPCNATAKCINTEGSFNCTCPDDYEGDGKMNGTGCSPKASGSHAKIIIIALIAISIGLMVLFVGGSSLYCGLKRRKLFKLKEKFFQQNGGLLLQQKLSNDRTSMQAVKIFSIGELEKATNNYDESRVLGQGSYGTVYKGVLPDNKLVAIKKSKFCDQSQIEQFINEMIVLSQINHRNVVKLLGCCLETEVPLLVYEFITNGTLSKHIHDKVLSSSLSWEKRLKIATDIAGALAYMHFSTSMPIIHRDVKPANILLDDNYSAKVSDFGTSRLVPLDQTQLTTLVQGTLGYLDPEYFHSSQLTEKSDVYSFGVVVAELLTGKKAISFDGPEIDRNLAMYFSSAVKEDRLRQILVDDLVSDGNIYEINKVANLVKRCLSVKGEDRPTMKDVAMELDGLRSMEKHQLGKAYLGTEETDYCVTPPAVHYFNIGIDDGSCSSTSTSTAVGYEISMRTQVSKPLDDGR, from the exons ATGGCTTTCCTTAGGATACTCTTTCAAGTGGCATGCGTTGTTGTGATGTTATCGAATATGGCAGCAGCAGCAGTAGCTTCATTAGCCAAACCAAACTGCCAGCACCGGTGTGGAGTTGTAGAGATCCCTTATCCATTTGGCACAACTAAAAATTGCTACCTTAATGATAAGTATTTTATCAATTGCAGCAATTCCAAACCACTGTTGGGAAATTTgattgtcaacaacatcaattCCATCGAAGGCGAGCTTGAAATCAATGCGTCTATAGCGCATCATTGTTTCGAAAACTCGAGGACTGGTGTGATTGGTTATGAGAACCATCCCTATCTCCGTGTCCCTAATTTCACAATTTCCCACACCAAAAACAAGTTCGTGGCCATCGGCTGTGACACTTACGCATTCCTCAATGCTTTCCAGAACGATGAACCTTTCTCCATAGGCTGCACCTCTACTTGTCAAAGTCTTATAAATGTTTTCGACGGATCTTGCTTGGGACTTGGGTGTTGCGAGGTTCAGATTCCAAAAGGATTGAAGAACTTTACTTTGGATGCTCGTAGCTATAATAATCATACAAAAGTATCGGACTTCAGTCCATGCAGCTTTGCTTTGGTGGCTAAAGAAGACGAGTTCAATTTCTCCTCTAGTTATCTTAAAAGCCTACAAGATATCGACACCTATCCAATGGTTCTTGATTGGGCAATCGGTAATGAAACATGTGAAACTGCTCGGAGCAAGCCGGATTACGTTTGTGGACGGAACAGCGCATGCTATGATCCCCAAAATGGTGATGGGTACCGTTGCAAGTGCAATAAAGGTTATAAAGGAAACCCATACCTCCATGAAGGTTGCCAAG ATATTAATGAGTGCCTGCAAGCTCCAAAACCTTGCAATGCTACAGCAAAATGCATCAACACTGAAGGGAGTTTCAATTGTACTTGTCCCGACGATTATGAAGGCGATGGAAAGATGAACGGAACAGGTTGCAGTCCTAAAGCCAGCGGCAGCCATGCCAAGATCATCATTATTGCACTAATTG CTATTAGCATTGGCCTTATGGTATTGTTTGTGGGAGGTTCTTCACTATATTGTGgactaaaaagaagaaaactctTCAAGCTGAAAGAGAAATTCTTCCAACAAAATGGCGGCTTGTTGCTACAAcaaaaactctcaaatgatagAACTTCCATGCAGGCGGTCAAAATCTTTAGCATAGGAGAACTTGAAAAGGCTACAAATAATTATGATGAGAGTAGAGTCCTTGGGCAAGGAAGCTATGGAACTGTCTATAAAGGAGTCTTACCAGATAATAAACTGGTCGCCATtaagaaatcaaaattttgtgatCAAAGCCAAATTGAACAATTTATTAATGAGATGATTGTGCTTAGCCAGATTAACCATAGAAATGTGGTTAAGCTATTAGGTTGTTGTCTAGAAACAGAAGTGCCATTACTAGTTTATGAATTCATCACAAATGGGACTCTTTCGAAGCACATTCATGATAAAGTTctatcatcctcactctcaTGGGAAAAGCGCTTGAAGATAGCAACAGATATTGCAGGAGCACTTGCATACATGCATTTCTCAACTTCCATGCCAATTATACATAGGGATGTGAAGCCTGCAAATATACTTTTAGATGATAATTATTCAGCAAAGGTGTCTGACTTTGGAACTTCAAGATTGGTCCCACTTGATCAAACACAATTAACTACTTTGGTACAGGGAACTTTGGGGTATTTAGACCCAGAATACTTTCATAGTAGTCAACTTACCGAAAAAAGTGATGTCTACAGCTTTGGTGTTGTTGTGGCTGAGTTATTGACGGGTAAgaaggcaatttcttttgatggACCTGAAATTGATAGAAATCTAGCTATGTACTTTAGTTCTGCAGTAAAAGAAGATCGCTTACGTCAAATTCTTGTGGACGATCTTGTAAGTGATGGTAATATTTATGAGATAAATAAAGTTGCTAATCTTGTAAAACGGTGCTTAAGTGTTAAAGGGGAAGATAGGCCTACAATGAAGGATGTGGCAATGGAGCTAGACGGGTTGAGAAGTATGGAGAAGCATCAATTGGGAAAAGCATATCTAGGTACAGAAGAGACTGACTATTGTGTCACTCCACCTGCAGTACACTATTTCAACATTGGTATCGATGATGGTTCATGTTCTTCTACTTCTACCAGTACAGCTGTTGGATATGAGATCAGTATGAGAACCCAAGTCTCGAAACCATTGGATGATGGTAGATGA